A genomic region of Entelurus aequoreus isolate RoL-2023_Sb linkage group LG19, RoL_Eaeq_v1.1, whole genome shotgun sequence contains the following coding sequences:
- the tnfaip8l1 gene encoding tumor necrosis factor alpha-induced protein 8-like protein 1, translating to MDSFSTKSLAMQAQKKLMSKMATKSMASLFIDDVSSEVLDELYRVTKEYTRNRKEAQKIIKNLIKMVVKLGVLYRNNQFSSEELSLVENFRKKVHTLAMTAVSFHQIDFTFDRRVMSALLNDCRELLHQAIKRHLTAKSHSRVNHVFNHFADCDFLAALYGPSEVYRAHLQRICNGVNKMLDEGNL from the exons ATGGACTCGTTCAGCACCAAGAGCTTGGCCATGCAGGCGCAGAAGAAGCTGATGAGCAAGATGGCCACCAAGAGCATGGCCAGCCTCTTCATCGACGACGTCAGCAGCGAAGTCCTGGACGAGCTGTACCGGGTCACCAAGGAGTACACCCGCAACCGCAAGGAGGCCCAGAAGATCATCAAGAACCTGATCAAGATGGTGGTGAAGCTGGGGGTGCTCTACAGGAACAACCAGTTCAGCAGCGAGGAGCTGAGCCTGGTGGAGAACTTCAG GAAGAAAGTCCACACCCTGGCCATGACGGCGGTGAGTTTCCACCAGATCGACTTCACCTTCGACCGGCGGGTCATGAGCGCCCTGCTGAACGACTGCCGCGAGCTGCTGCACCAGGCCATCAAGCGCCACCTGACGGCCAAGAGCCACTCGCGGGTCAACCACGTCTTCAACCACTTCGCCGACTGCGACTTCCTGGCCGCGCTCTACGGGCCCTCGGAGGTCTACCGCGCCCACCTGCAGAGGATCTGCAACGGCGTCAACAAGATGCTGGACGAGGGCAACCTCTGA